A single region of the Montipora capricornis isolate CH-2021 chromosome 13, ASM3666992v2, whole genome shotgun sequence genome encodes:
- the LOC138028405 gene encoding RNA-binding protein 7-like: MANFVERDERCVFVGNLEARVTEEILWELFLQAGPLEAVHIPKDKETGKQKTYGFVSFSSEVSAPYAICLMDGIPLYGRPISVNHAAQNGNSNSTGNQSPSNYGCMLPDDSQLRRPLFDNPSGQFSPRPVFGTPPPLLIDGPYRNFQQGFSSPRGQWDVPSPWQKNGGQGYPRRNSPQSGRLTSPQFCQMPNRQLRPYYSQ; this comes from the exons ATGGCTAATTTTGTCGAACGAGATGAGCGCTGTGTTTTTGTCGGAAACCTTGAAGCCCGTGTGACGGAGGAAATTCTTTGGGAACTCTTTCTACAG GCTGGACCACTTGAAGCTGTTCACATAccaaaagacaaagaaactggaaaacaaaaaacgtATGGTTTTGTAAGCTTTTCATCTGAGGTTTCAGCACCTTATGCTATTTGCCTAATGGATGGCATTCCTTTGTATGGAAGACCAATATCTGTTAATCACGCAGCACAGAATGGCAATTCAAATTCTACTGGAAATCAAAGTCCATCAAATTATGGTTGCATGTTACCGGATGATTCACAGCTAAGGAGACCATTATTTGATAATCCGAGTGGACAGTTCAGCCCAAGGCCAGTATTTGGAACTCCACCCCCTCTCTTGATAGATGGTCCGTACAGAAACTTTCAGCAAGGCTTCTCCTCGCCCAGAGGTCAATGGGATGTTCCATCACCATGGCAAAAAAATGGAGGGCAGGGTTATCCCAGAAGAAACAGCCCACAGTCTGGTCGTTTAACAAGTCCACAGTTTTGTCAAATGCCTAACAGACAGTTGAGACCATATTATTCTCAGTAG